A section of the Pseudanabaena mucicola str. Chao 1806 genome encodes:
- a CDS encoding gamma carbonic anhydrase family protein — protein MRLPYSQLPIPDLSKAAFIANDAVVVGDVHLSDRVNIWYKVVIRADVNRMDIGYCTNIQDGTIIHGDPDKPLVIGDYVTIGHRAVIHCSEIGRGCLIGMGAILLEGVKIGAGSIVGAGAVVTKDVPAGVVVAGVPAKVMRELSEAEQQDAIAHAENYYQLALLHKANVYS, from the coding sequence ATGCGTCTTCCCTATTCCCAACTTCCTATTCCCGATCTCAGTAAAGCCGCTTTTATTGCCAATGATGCGGTGGTGGTTGGCGATGTGCATCTTAGCGATCGCGTGAATATTTGGTACAAAGTCGTCATTAGAGCCGATGTCAACCGTATGGATATTGGCTACTGCACCAATATTCAAGACGGCACAATCATCCACGGCGATCCCGACAAACCATTAGTGATCGGTGATTATGTCACCATTGGACATCGAGCCGTAATTCACTGTTCCGAAATAGGGAGAGGTTGCTTAATTGGCATGGGGGCAATTCTGCTTGAAGGGGTGAAAATTGGCGCAGGTAGCATTGTCGGTGCGGGAGCGGTAGTGACTAAGGATGTGCCTGCGGGTGTGGTGGTGGCAGGTGTTCCCGCTAAAGTTATGCGCGAACTTTCAGAAGCGGAACAACAAGATGCGATCGCCCATGCCGAAAATTATTACCAGTTAGCGCTGTTGCACAAAGCAAATGTATATAGTTAA
- a CDS encoding Uma2 family endonuclease, with the protein MTQALIRPTTSSEQDHDQHLIYSGITWEQFKLIQAGFANSTGVRLFYYQETIEIIMPGRAHETVSRFICVLLSIFCIENNIEFEPTGSMTQQREGEVSVEPDESYCFGTSKPTPDLVIEVIFTSSSPKKLKRYQALEIPEVWFWQDGVFSLYRLRDRTYEVISQSEIPELAGLDIELLTRCVSMAHTSRLEAANTFRNAFKN; encoded by the coding sequence ATGACCCAAGCCCTAATTCGTCCCACTACATCTAGCGAACAAGATCACGATCAACACCTTATCTATTCGGGTATCACTTGGGAGCAGTTTAAGCTCATCCAAGCGGGTTTTGCCAATTCTACGGGGGTACGACTTTTTTATTATCAAGAAACTATTGAAATCATTATGCCAGGACGTGCTCACGAAACAGTCAGCCGATTTATTTGTGTTCTACTAAGCATATTCTGTATAGAAAATAATATCGAGTTTGAGCCAACGGGTTCCATGACTCAACAGCGCGAAGGGGAAGTTTCGGTTGAACCAGATGAATCTTACTGTTTTGGAACATCAAAGCCCACTCCTGACTTAGTAATCGAAGTTATCTTTACTAGTAGCAGTCCTAAGAAGTTAAAACGTTATCAAGCTTTAGAGATTCCTGAAGTATGGTTTTGGCAAGATGGCGTATTTAGTCTCTATCGTTTACGCGATCGCACCTATGAAGTGATTTCCCAGAGCGAGATTCCAGAGCTTGCAGGTTTAGATATAGAGTTATTAACTCGCTGTGTCTCAATGGCACACACTTCCCGATTAGAAGCGGCAAATACTTTCCGTAATGCTTTTAAAAATTAA
- a CDS encoding ABC transporter ATP-binding protein, translating to MSPSPDSDQAPTQTTDLLLSVCNLQVSFRGDDSLVHAVKNVSFDLVQGQTLGIVGESGSGKSATALAIMGLLGESGKITNGQVLFRPKGSQPVDLVRVSPQKMLQYRGDRMAMVFQEPMTSLNPLFTCGYQVIEAIQMHQKVSKEEAETRTIQLFNEVQLPNPEQLIERYPHELSGGQLQRVMIAMAISCNPQLIIADEPTTALDVTVQAAILKLLKEIQRSRQMSMIFITHDLGILAEIADRAIVMNQGEIVESGDTQSIFQSPKHPYTKGLIACRPQPDRQLRLLPTVSDFMEVQNGVIVEKEPSDPRYLEVVPPEEISARLNELQKQEPLLAVQNLRIEFPIRSILGFKKRYLVAVNNISFDVYPGETLGLVGESGCGKTTTGRAILGLTNSVMGSIKFEGQEISRLKGESLQNLRCDLQVVFQDPYGSLNPRMSIGDAIAEPLIVHNHQERFQRYRKAEARKERVAYLLERVGLTASAMRRYPHEFSGGQRQRICIARALALNPKLIVADEPVSALDVSVQAQVLNLLKELQAEFGLTYIFISHDLGVVKFMSDRIMVMNKGAIVELDTAESIYTNPQQEYTQKLISAIPKPLVFS from the coding sequence ATGTCACCATCTCCAGATTCTGACCAAGCCCCGACCCAGACTACAGATTTATTGCTTTCGGTATGCAACTTGCAAGTTAGCTTCCGTGGCGATGATAGCCTCGTCCATGCCGTCAAAAATGTTTCCTTCGATCTTGTCCAAGGTCAAACCCTTGGCATCGTTGGCGAATCTGGCTCTGGCAAATCGGCAACAGCTTTGGCAATTATGGGATTGCTAGGAGAATCAGGCAAAATCACCAACGGGCAGGTGCTATTTCGTCCCAAGGGTAGCCAGCCCGTAGATCTAGTGCGCGTGTCACCACAAAAAATGCTGCAATATCGAGGCGATCGCATGGCGATGGTATTTCAGGAACCCATGACCTCGCTCAATCCTCTATTTACCTGCGGCTATCAGGTCATCGAAGCGATTCAAATGCATCAGAAAGTTTCTAAGGAAGAAGCAGAGACTCGCACGATCCAGTTATTTAATGAGGTGCAATTACCCAATCCTGAGCAATTAATCGAACGCTATCCCCATGAGCTTTCGGGCGGACAATTGCAACGGGTGATGATTGCGATGGCGATTTCCTGCAATCCTCAGTTAATTATTGCCGACGAACCAACTACAGCTTTGGATGTGACAGTACAGGCGGCGATTCTGAAACTGCTTAAGGAAATTCAACGATCGCGACAGATGTCGATGATTTTTATTACCCATGATTTAGGGATTTTGGCAGAGATTGCCGATCGCGCGATCGTCATGAACCAAGGGGAAATTGTGGAATCAGGGGATACGCAATCTATTTTCCAAAGTCCTAAACATCCCTATACCAAGGGCTTGATCGCTTGCCGTCCTCAACCCGATCGCCAGTTGCGTTTGTTACCGACAGTCAGCGACTTTATGGAAGTACAAAATGGTGTCATCGTTGAGAAAGAACCCTCCGATCCTCGATATTTAGAAGTTGTACCACCCGAAGAAATATCGGCGCGTTTGAATGAACTCCAAAAGCAAGAACCATTGCTGGCTGTGCAAAATCTGAGGATCGAATTCCCCATTCGGAGTATTTTAGGCTTCAAAAAACGGTATCTCGTCGCTGTCAATAATATTAGCTTTGATGTCTATCCAGGGGAAACCCTTGGACTGGTGGGTGAGTCTGGCTGCGGGAAAACGACGACAGGACGGGCAATTTTAGGCTTAACTAATTCTGTGATGGGTTCCATTAAGTTTGAAGGTCAGGAAATCTCTAGGCTTAAAGGTGAGTCTCTCCAAAATTTACGCTGTGATTTGCAGGTGGTTTTCCAAGATCCCTACGGTTCGCTCAATCCAAGAATGTCCATTGGTGATGCGATCGCTGAGCCATTGATCGTCCACAATCATCAAGAACGCTTTCAACGCTATCGCAAAGCCGAAGCCAGAAAAGAAAGGGTAGCCTATTTATTAGAAAGAGTGGGCTTGACTGCAAGTGCCATGCGCCGATATCCTCATGAATTTTCAGGTGGACAACGCCAACGCATTTGTATTGCTAGAGCCTTAGCCCTCAATCCAAAATTAATCGTCGCCGATGAACCTGTTTCCGCCCTTGATGTTTCCGTACAGGCGCAGGTTCTCAACTTATTAAAGGAACTGCAAGCAGAGTTTGGTTTAACTTATATTTTCATTTCCCATGATCTTGGTGTAGTCAAATTTATGAGCGATCGCATTATGGTGATGAACAAAGGTGCGATCGTTGAGCTAGATACCGCCGAATCAATCTATACCAATCCTCAACAGGAATATACCCAAAAGCTAATCAGCGCAATTCCTAAGCCTCTAGTTTTCTCATAG
- a CDS encoding type II toxin-antitoxin system RelE family toxin, producing the protein MTYRIEFVKQSAKQLKALSTEEKQRIKIKIDALAEVPRPDGVVKLVGEDNLYRIRVGNYRIIYSIQDNQLLILVLKIGHRRDVYQ; encoded by the coding sequence ATGACGTATCGTATTGAGTTTGTAAAACAATCTGCCAAACAGTTAAAAGCCCTATCCACTGAAGAGAAGCAAAGGATAAAGATAAAGATTGATGCTTTAGCTGAGGTTCCGCGTCCTGATGGTGTGGTTAAGCTGGTAGGTGAAGATAATCTTTATCGTATTAGGGTGGGGAACTATCGCATCATCTACTCTATTCAGGATAATCAACTGTTGATTTTAGTGCTTAAAATTGGTCATCGTAGGGATGTTTACCAGTAA
- a CDS encoding Rpn family recombination-promoting nuclease/putative transposase, with amino-acid sequence MIDNICKFLAETFPSDFARWLLGEAITLTKIEPSELLAEPIRADSVIFLQSAEIILHIEFQTEPNKNIPFRMADYRLRLYRKFPEREIHQVVIYLSPSQSPLVHETTFNIGKLNHEFNVIRLWEQPTEIFQQYHGLFPFAPLSQTNNPEETLRQVAKQIEQITDNQLRVNVAASTAIISGIALNKEIIQRLLRSEIMKESVIYQEILLEGKAEGKAEGIAEGIAKGKAETASQIALNMMRSNISMELIAQFTGLSLKEVQKLQKVSAQKLKTPKSSKPKRSPKP; translated from the coding sequence ATGATCGACAACATCTGTAAATTCTTAGCCGAAACCTTCCCCAGCGACTTTGCCAGATGGCTGTTAGGAGAAGCCATAACCCTAACCAAAATCGAGCCATCGGAACTTTTAGCCGAACCAATTCGGGCTGATTCCGTAATATTTCTCCAGTCAGCCGAAATCATTCTGCATATAGAATTTCAAACAGAGCCGAACAAAAATATTCCCTTTCGCATGGCAGATTACCGACTGCGGCTGTATCGTAAATTTCCAGAAAGAGAGATACATCAAGTTGTTATTTATCTCAGCCCCAGCCAATCCCCTCTAGTCCATGAAACGACATTTAACATTGGCAAACTAAATCATGAATTCAACGTCATCAGACTATGGGAGCAGCCCACAGAAATATTTCAGCAATATCACGGGCTATTTCCGTTTGCCCCCCTCTCACAAACCAACAACCCCGAAGAAACCCTGAGGCAAGTAGCCAAACAAATTGAACAAATTACCGATAACCAATTACGAGTCAACGTTGCCGCATCCACCGCTATAATATCAGGTATAGCCCTAAATAAAGAAATCATCCAAAGACTTTTGAGGAGCGAAATCATGAAAGAATCAGTGATTTATCAAGAAATCCTACTAGAAGGTAAAGCTGAAGGTAAAGCTGAGGGTATTGCTGAAGGCATCGCTAAGGGCAAAGCTGAGACGGCGAGCCAGATTGCACTAAACATGATGCGTTCCAATATATCTATGGAATTAATTGCTCAATTTACAGGACTAAGCCTCAAAGAAGTGCAAAAGTTACAAAAAGTTTCTGCTCAAAAATTGAAGACACCAAAATCATCCAAACCAAAGCGATCGCCAAAGCCTTAA
- a CDS encoding Uma2 family endonuclease produces MLTLTKKYSLTEYFEREIIAETRNEYIDGEIVEMTGGTPTHNTLVVNLLSFLHISLPDPYRVFVTDQRLWIPAQRIATYPDVMVIAEPFSYQEGRKDTLVNPILIAEVLSPSTANYDRSGKFAAFRTIPSFQEYLLIAQDRIYVEHFYKEGDRWIFAAYERDETISLQSVNLAIATTAIYKHVNFETEVS; encoded by the coding sequence ATGCTGACACTAACAAAAAAATATTCGCTTACGGAATACTTTGAGCGCGAAATTATTGCTGAAACCAGAAATGAATATATTGACGGAGAAATTGTTGAAATGACTGGTGGTACGCCAACCCATAACACTCTTGTTGTCAACTTATTATCGTTCCTGCATATATCTTTGCCTGACCCTTATAGGGTCTTTGTAACGGATCAACGTCTCTGGATTCCTGCTCAACGTATTGCGACATACCCTGATGTAATGGTCATTGCTGAACCTTTTTCATATCAAGAAGGTCGCAAGGATACTTTAGTTAACCCGATTTTGATTGCCGAAGTTTTATCCCCATCAACCGCAAATTATGATCGAAGTGGTAAATTCGCAGCTTTTCGGACTATTCCTAGTTTCCAAGAATATCTACTGATTGCTCAAGATCGCATCTATGTAGAGCATTTTTATAAAGAAGGCGATCGCTGGATCTTTGCTGCCTATGAGCGCGATGAGACAATTTCTCTGCAATCTGTTAATTTAGCGATCGCCACAACTGCTATATATAAGCATGTCAACTTTGAAACAGAAGTGTCATAA
- a CDS encoding type II toxin-antitoxin system RelE/ParE family toxin has protein sequence MSSDNPKLKIQFTDVFKRQVRDLAKRYRQIKLDIQPVLDQLQSGDLVGDQVQSTGHPVFKVRIKNSDIQKGKSGGYRLIYYIKISENILCVLIYSKSDEDNVTSLEIKKIIQEFHD, from the coding sequence ATGTCTAGCGATAATCCTAAACTGAAGATTCAGTTTACGGATGTTTTTAAGCGTCAAGTTCGAGATTTGGCAAAACGCTATAGACAGATTAAATTAGATATTCAACCAGTTTTAGATCAACTCCAAAGTGGTGACTTAGTTGGCGATCAAGTTCAAAGTACTGGACATCCAGTATTTAAAGTTCGCATTAAAAATAGTGATATTCAGAAAGGTAAAAGTGGTGGCTATAGGTTGATTTACTATATTAAAATCTCTGAGAATATTTTATGTGTTTTGATTTACTCGAAGTCTGATGAGGACAATGTAACATCATTAGAAATCAAGAAAATCATTCAAGAATTTCATGATTAA
- the tnpC gene encoding IS66 family transposase: protein MRVKGKLMWLHVASTSGLTYYFMHTKRGQIAMDAMDILPNFDGISVHDGLSSYAQYDCKHALCNAHHLRELTFIVERYQQPWAELMLSLLVEIKDQIGVAKTDGLSALPSEKSADFERRYQELIDQGLKANPPPPIDPDIPPRKGRLKQSPAKNLLDRLQKNQSAVLAFMYDFRVPFDNNQAERDLRMMKLKQKVSGTFRSLEGAQMFCRIRGYISTLRKQGVNVLASLKQVFLGNHFFPNLQPE, encoded by the coding sequence ATGCGGGTCAAAGGAAAACTGATGTGGTTGCATGTGGCAAGTACATCAGGGTTAACCTACTACTTTATGCATACCAAACGGGGTCAAATAGCTATGGATGCGATGGATATTCTGCCCAACTTTGACGGTATCAGTGTCCATGATGGTTTATCTAGTTATGCCCAATATGATTGTAAACATGCTTTGTGCAATGCACATCATTTACGGGAATTGACGTTTATCGTTGAACGTTACCAACAGCCATGGGCAGAGTTGATGCTCTCGTTATTGGTTGAAATCAAAGACCAGATAGGAGTTGCCAAAACTGATGGACTCAGCGCTTTACCCTCAGAAAAATCAGCAGATTTTGAGCGACGTTATCAGGAACTAATTGACCAAGGACTTAAAGCTAATCCGCCGCCTCCCATAGATCCAGATATCCCACCAAGGAAAGGTCGTCTTAAACAAAGTCCAGCCAAGAACTTACTCGACCGTCTTCAAAAAAATCAATCGGCTGTTTTAGCTTTTATGTATGATTTTCGTGTTCCTTTTGATAACAATCAGGCGGAACGTGATTTACGTATGATGAAACTCAAACAGAAAGTATCTGGCACTTTTCGCTCTCTTGAGGGCGCTCAAATGTTCTGTCGCATTCGTGGCTATATTTCGACTCTCAGAAAGCAAGGTGTTAATGTTCTGGCGTCTCTCAAACAAGTGTTTCTTGGAAACCATTTCTTCCCAAATCTCCAGCCTGAGTAG
- a CDS encoding metal-independent carbonic anhydrase: MKLLKNGISTFFTVATVLSGALFIVQTSVADTTRFAPSSAKTSVVSRAITESEVLAAQKAWGEALVAISKTYETKGLQEAKSLAGKVIDEAYGYQFGTVLFKPTLTTAPQTFRTTRAGALAYFVGDDPAFPMDKGFALNGWRKVEIKNASIFISGNTATTMGNVLITDKNGKTTTVDKTWQFFKDDNGKLRIILHHSSLPYTEK; the protein is encoded by the coding sequence ATGAAACTTTTAAAAAATGGCATTTCAACATTCTTTACTGTAGCTACAGTTCTTTCAGGTGCTCTATTTATTGTCCAAACATCAGTCGCAGACACTACTAGGTTTGCTCCTTCAAGTGCGAAGACATCTGTTGTCAGTAGAGCGATTACCGAGAGCGAAGTCTTAGCTGCTCAAAAAGCTTGGGGAGAAGCATTGGTGGCTATTTCCAAAACATACGAGACAAAGGGTTTGCAAGAGGCAAAATCCTTGGCAGGAAAAGTGATTGACGAAGCCTACGGTTATCAATTTGGTACTGTTCTTTTCAAGCCAACACTTACTACGGCTCCACAGACATTCCGAACTACCCGTGCAGGAGCCTTGGCATACTTTGTAGGAGATGATCCTGCTTTCCCAATGGATAAAGGTTTTGCGTTGAATGGCTGGAGAAAAGTAGAAATCAAGAATGCATCAATCTTTATTTCTGGTAATACAGCGACGACAATGGGAAATGTGCTTATCACCGATAAAAATGGAAAGACCACTACAGTAGATAAGACTTGGCAGTTCTTTAAGGATGATAACGGTAAGCTACGGATTATTTTGCACCACTCCTCGTTACCTTACACAGAAAAATAA
- a CDS encoding DUF3095 domain-containing protein, whose protein sequence is MSIQGSQQQNTDNEDFYANLPVLENFVDITHSENFYAVPKDWAVIITDIADSTKAIEAGRYKDVNLLGACSIIVILNLVGELEIPFVFGGDGASILIPSKFIEGAEQALLAVQKLADEEFHLTLRASVVPMEAITSNYEIKIAKLYISENYNQAILRGGGISYATQLVKDKAITDFYSPKPEKSAIADFSGLECRWQDIPTRHEEILSLIVQVTAPSQTQIDNLYREVINQIDRIYGKDTECHPVVTRNLQLAFRCKNLLSETRVFTASQSWLQKKLYLLKLRMINLLGLFLMTFDIKIGNFNWGNYKQIVSEATDFKKFDDVLRMVISGRAKQRQKLTDYLEKKFQEGHLVYGFHVSDRALMTCLVFERNGRQVHFVDGADGGYALAAKQMKELMKS, encoded by the coding sequence ATGAGTATTCAAGGCTCTCAACAACAGAATACTGATAATGAAGACTTTTATGCGAATCTACCTGTGCTTGAAAATTTTGTAGATATTACTCATAGTGAAAATTTTTATGCAGTTCCTAAAGACTGGGCTGTAATTATTACCGATATTGCCGACTCCACAAAAGCGATCGAGGCAGGGAGATATAAGGATGTCAATCTTTTAGGAGCTTGTTCTATCATTGTCATTTTGAATTTAGTTGGTGAACTAGAAATTCCATTTGTATTTGGTGGTGATGGAGCATCGATTTTGATCCCATCAAAGTTTATTGAAGGTGCAGAGCAAGCATTGTTAGCAGTTCAAAAACTAGCTGATGAAGAATTTCACCTTACCTTACGTGCTAGTGTTGTCCCAATGGAGGCAATTACTTCAAACTATGAAATCAAGATTGCCAAACTCTATATTTCTGAAAACTATAACCAAGCCATTTTAAGGGGAGGTGGCATTAGCTACGCTACTCAATTAGTTAAAGACAAAGCTATCACAGATTTCTATAGTCCTAAACCAGAGAAATCCGCGATCGCGGATTTCTCTGGTTTAGAATGCCGATGGCAAGATATCCCTACTCGCCATGAAGAAATCTTAAGTTTAATTGTGCAAGTGACCGCACCCAGCCAGACCCAAATCGATAATCTCTATCGTGAAGTAATTAATCAGATCGATCGCATCTATGGTAAAGACACGGAATGCCATCCCGTCGTAACCAGGAATCTGCAACTTGCTTTTCGATGCAAAAATTTATTATCAGAAACGCGAGTTTTTACAGCTTCTCAGAGTTGGTTACAAAAAAAATTATATCTATTGAAGCTACGCATGATCAACCTGTTAGGACTATTTCTAATGACCTTTGATATCAAAATAGGAAACTTTAATTGGGGTAATTACAAGCAGATTGTCTCGGAAGCCACGGACTTCAAAAAGTTTGATGATGTATTGCGGATGGTGATTTCTGGTAGGGCTAAACAACGTCAAAAATTAACTGATTATTTAGAGAAAAAATTCCAAGAGGGACATTTAGTATATGGCTTTCATGTATCTGATCGCGCATTGATGACTTGTTTAGTTTTTGAGCGTAATGGCCGGCAAGTGCATTTTGTGGATGGTGCTGATGGTGGCTATGCCTTAGCCGCTAAGCAGATGAAGGAACTGATGAAAAGTTAG
- a CDS encoding type II toxin-antitoxin system VapC family toxin, giving the protein MIVLDTHIWIWWVHGDPKLSQTAKIAIESQESLAIGISVMSCWEIAKLVEYNRLTLPCEISEWFEKALSYPAVQLLDLTPQIAITSTQLVNFHRDPADQIITAVTTQAGDLGRNGFQETLV; this is encoded by the coding sequence ATGATCGTCTTAGACACACATATCTGGATTTGGTGGGTACATGGCGATCCAAAACTTAGCCAAACTGCCAAAATAGCCATTGAAAGCCAAGAGTCTCTAGCTATTGGCATTAGCGTCATGTCCTGTTGGGAAATTGCAAAATTAGTCGAATACAATCGCTTGACACTTCCCTGTGAAATTTCAGAATGGTTTGAAAAAGCTTTGTCCTATCCAGCAGTTCAATTGCTAGATCTCACGCCTCAGATTGCTATTACCTCCACTCAGTTAGTCAATTTTCATCGCGATCCCGCCGATCAAATTATTACAGCTGTAACTACTCAGGCTGGAGATTTGGGAAGAAATGGTTTCCAAGAAACACTTGTTTGA
- the gshA gene encoding glutamate--cysteine ligase, producing the protein MLLSKGFEVEIYTSTPTGDVIGFSDRIVANLHGFVREPDSRNVEYITPPFLKYEPLLMALVEPRQKLRSYLRSLGDYTLMPGSTLALGGTDHFYRSDPNNPYHTYIEQTYGTDVVTASIHINVGIPDLELLIAACRLIRLEAPLYLALSAASPFLNGQATGFHSSRWQMFPKTPKEVPLFCDHLHFVEWTEQQLQLGTMQNVRHLWSSVRPNGDNRPYNLNRLELRVCDLVIDPVALLAITSLLEMRLTQFLESGIGSSLDPLAPNASKFTPSELAKIADRNEVAAATNSLDAVLTHWQTGEEITAREWISKLYEELRSRAKDSGVWCFLSPLRKILEQGNEAQRWLVAYHNGLSPRQIMTDAIASSEKMDNELAEALLLT; encoded by the coding sequence GTGCTTTTATCCAAAGGCTTTGAAGTAGAAATATATACCTCTACACCAACGGGGGATGTGATTGGCTTTAGTGATCGCATCGTGGCAAATCTGCATGGGTTTGTGCGCGAACCCGATAGCCGCAATGTTGAATACATCACTCCACCTTTTCTCAAATATGAACCTTTACTAATGGCTTTGGTAGAACCACGCCAAAAACTACGCAGCTATTTGCGATCGCTAGGTGATTATACCTTGATGCCCGGAAGTACTTTGGCTCTGGGGGGAACCGATCATTTTTATCGCTCCGATCCTAATAATCCCTATCACACCTATATTGAGCAGACCTATGGTACGGATGTAGTCACTGCAAGTATTCATATTAATGTTGGGATTCCTGATTTAGAGCTATTAATTGCTGCCTGTCGCCTGATTCGTCTTGAAGCACCTCTGTATCTAGCGCTCAGTGCTGCTTCGCCTTTTCTCAATGGTCAGGCAACTGGTTTTCATTCTTCCCGTTGGCAAATGTTTCCCAAAACACCAAAGGAGGTTCCCCTATTTTGTGATCATCTTCATTTTGTGGAATGGACAGAACAGCAATTGCAATTGGGAACGATGCAAAATGTGCGCCATCTCTGGTCATCGGTGCGCCCCAATGGTGACAATCGCCCCTATAATCTCAATCGATTGGAATTAAGAGTTTGCGATCTGGTGATTGATCCTGTGGCTCTCTTAGCAATAACTTCACTTTTAGAAATGCGCCTCACTCAATTTCTGGAATCAGGAATTGGTTCATCTCTCGATCCACTTGCGCCTAATGCTAGTAAATTTACGCCGAGTGAACTTGCGAAAATAGCTGATCGCAATGAAGTCGCCGCCGCTACTAATAGTCTTGATGCAGTGTTAACCCATTGGCAGACAGGGGAAGAGATTACGGCTCGGGAATGGATTTCTAAGCTCTATGAAGAATTACGATCGCGAGCAAAAGATTCGGGTGTCTGGTGTTTCCTCTCGCCCTTGCGGAAAATCCTTGAACAGGGCAATGAAGCCCAACGTTGGCTAGTGGCTTATCATAACGGGCTTAGTCCTCGTCAAATCATGACCGATGCGATCGCCAGTTCTGAAAAGATGGATAATGAACTAGCAGAAGCTCTATTGTTAACATAA